In Aquiflexum balticum DSM 16537, a single genomic region encodes these proteins:
- the rsmA gene encoding 16S rRNA (adenine(1518)-N(6)/adenine(1519)-N(6))-dimethyltransferase RsmA has protein sequence MEKVKPKKHLGQHFLTDLGIAEKIAKSLTGHQGIRKVLEIGPGMGVLTDFLLMQDWDLYLVDIDSESIRYLHKKYPDLGDKIIEADFLTGDFATVMQEPYAIVGNFPYNISSQIFFKVLEQRHQVTEVVCMLQKEVAQRIASPKGNKDYGILSVLLQAFYDIEYLFSVSPEVFNPPPKVNSGVIRLKRNEINKLDCDEKLFFRVVKQGFSTRRKTLRNCLKSMGLTESLNQDPIMDKRAEQLDVQEFVGLTKKLQESWNQ, from the coding sequence ATGGAGAAAGTCAAACCCAAAAAACATCTTGGACAGCATTTTCTGACCGATCTCGGAATCGCGGAAAAAATCGCCAAGTCATTGACGGGCCATCAAGGCATCAGAAAAGTCCTTGAAATCGGTCCGGGAATGGGGGTTTTGACGGATTTCCTGTTGATGCAGGATTGGGACCTTTATTTGGTGGACATCGATTCGGAGTCCATTCGGTATCTGCACAAAAAATACCCTGATTTGGGTGATAAAATCATTGAAGCTGATTTTCTTACAGGAGATTTTGCGACTGTAATGCAGGAGCCCTATGCTATTGTGGGAAATTTTCCTTATAATATTTCCTCCCAGATTTTCTTCAAAGTATTGGAGCAAAGGCATCAGGTGACAGAAGTGGTATGCATGTTGCAGAAAGAAGTGGCGCAGCGGATAGCATCCCCAAAAGGGAATAAAGATTACGGAATTTTATCTGTCTTGCTTCAGGCCTTTTATGATATCGAGTATTTGTTTTCAGTTTCTCCAGAGGTATTCAATCCTCCTCCAAAAGTGAATTCGGGAGTCATCCGGTTAAAAAGAAATGAAATAAATAAATTAGATTGTGACGAAAAACTCTTTTTCAGAGTTGTCAAACAGGGTTTTTCTACAAGAAGAAAGACTTTGAGAAATTGTTTGAAATCCATGGGTCTGACTGAGTCTTTGAATCAGGACCCGATTATGGATAAAAGAGCTGAGCAGTTGGATGTTCAGGAATTTGTCGGATTAACCAAAAAGTTACAGGAATCTTGGAACCAATAA
- the pdxA gene encoding 4-hydroxythreonine-4-phosphate dehydrogenase PdxA, protein MNPKKNKPVIGISIGDINGIGVEVTIKALLDNRIQKMITPVIYAHGKVLSFYRKQLGLEDFNFMQIRHIDEVHHKKINVINVMEESPEVISGVETQEAGKMALASLDAAIKDLKENKLDGLVTAPLNKNNINSPEKRFIGHTEYLTEAFGVKNSLMFLVSEDVRVGLVTGHIPIKDVSSNISESGIKTKLDIMIKSLKDDFGIGKPRIAVLGLNPHAGEDGLLGDEEEKIIIPVIREYKDKGQLVFGPYSADGFFGMMYQKKFDGVLAMYHDQGLIPFKSLAFETGVNFTAGLPIVRTSPDHGTAYNIAGKNIADEGSMRAAIMQAYDIIRNRNDWEEESD, encoded by the coding sequence ATGAATCCAAAGAAAAACAAACCAGTTATAGGAATCAGTATCGGAGATATCAATGGTATAGGCGTAGAAGTGACCATCAAGGCATTATTGGATAACAGAATTCAAAAAATGATCACCCCTGTTATTTATGCACATGGAAAAGTTCTTTCCTTTTACCGAAAACAATTGGGTCTTGAAGATTTCAATTTTATGCAGATCCGACACATTGATGAGGTACATCATAAAAAGATAAATGTCATCAATGTCATGGAGGAAAGCCCTGAAGTAATATCAGGCGTAGAAACCCAAGAGGCTGGAAAAATGGCTTTGGCATCCCTTGACGCCGCGATCAAAGACCTCAAGGAAAACAAATTGGATGGATTGGTCACAGCGCCTTTGAATAAAAATAATATCAACTCACCCGAAAAAAGATTTATCGGCCACACAGAGTACCTTACGGAAGCATTCGGGGTAAAAAACAGTCTGATGTTTTTAGTCTCTGAAGATGTCAGAGTGGGTTTGGTTACAGGTCATATACCCATTAAGGATGTTTCCTCAAATATTTCAGAATCCGGAATCAAAACCAAATTGGATATTATGATCAAATCCTTAAAAGATGATTTTGGGATAGGAAAACCACGAATTGCAGTTTTGGGACTCAATCCACATGCTGGAGAAGATGGGCTTTTGGGCGATGAAGAAGAGAAAATCATAATTCCGGTTATCAGAGAGTATAAGGACAAAGGGCAACTTGTTTTTGGTCCCTATTCAGCAGATGGGTTCTTCGGAATGATGTACCAAAAGAAATTTGATGGGGTTTTGGCCATGTATCATGATCAGGGATTGATACCTTTCAAATCATTGGCCTTTGAAACAGGAGTGAACTTCACAGCGGGTTTACCTATAGTCCGTACATCTCCTGACCATGGCACAGCTTATAACATAGCAGGAAAAAATATTGCAGATGAAGGCTCTATGCGGGCAGCTATTATGCAAGCTTATGATATCATCAGAAACAGAAATGATTGGGAAGAAGAAAGTGATTAA
- a CDS encoding (4Fe-4S)-binding protein, translated as MNKKEYSNGEVTITWEPEKCIHSGICVKGLPNVFQPMDKPWIKIEAASTDALVKQVQKCPSGALGYFFEEGKNQTESTKTEQIVELMPNGPLMVYGNIEVKYPDGKSEKKYKVTAFCRCGGSSNKPFCDGTHKKTGFQG; from the coding sequence ATGAACAAAAAAGAATACAGTAACGGAGAGGTTACCATCACTTGGGAACCGGAAAAGTGTATCCATTCGGGAATCTGCGTCAAAGGTTTACCAAATGTTTTTCAACCAATGGACAAGCCTTGGATCAAAATCGAGGCAGCGTCTACAGATGCACTGGTTAAGCAGGTCCAAAAATGTCCTTCTGGTGCATTGGGGTATTTTTTTGAAGAAGGCAAAAATCAAACTGAATCCACCAAAACCGAACAAATTGTAGAATTGATGCCGAATGGTCCATTGATGGTTTATGGAAATATTGAAGTCAAATACCCTGACGGAAAATCTGAAAAAAAATATAAAGTAACCGCTTTTTGCCGTTGTGGTGGTTCTTCCAACAAACCTTTCTGCGACGGAACCCACAAGAAAACAGGATTTCAGGGCTGA
- a CDS encoding DUF819 family protein: MTLTILVLILFYIFMPVVILFLCYKYPFINKLGPVILAYIFGLILGNSGILPSMGSYLNDYLITNPKAGISDIELMLGQKLLTDNDLLAFRIYKLKDTLTSITILLAIPMMLFSANIRDWGRLAGKTFVSMIIGLFSVVTMIVLGFFIFRESGINDLWKLSGLLVGVYTGGTPNLASLKLMLDVDAETYILTHTYDLIVGVFYLSFLLTIGKKIFIRYLPAFPASLIENKIIETDQKESFWIPLHAKYFKPLLKAFGVTFVILLSAGGLAILVPESLLMVVVILTITTLAILASLIPAINQIRFSFESGMYLILIFSLVVASMADVRNFAGLTPGLLGYISLAVFGSLGLHFLLSKLFKVDAHTTMITSVAFICSPPFVPVIAGALGNKQIVVSGISVGIIGYALGNYLGFLVANLLKMI; the protein is encoded by the coding sequence ATGACGCTAACAATTCTGGTTTTGATACTTTTTTACATTTTTATGCCGGTGGTCATCCTATTTCTTTGCTATAAATATCCTTTCATCAATAAACTTGGCCCGGTTATTTTGGCTTATATATTTGGTTTAATACTTGGCAATTCCGGCATACTTCCTTCAATGGGCTCCTACTTAAATGATTATTTGATCACCAATCCAAAAGCAGGAATCAGCGATATTGAATTAATGTTAGGTCAAAAATTGCTTACCGATAATGATTTGTTGGCATTTCGGATTTACAAACTCAAGGATACCTTGACAAGTATCACTATCCTTTTGGCCATTCCAATGATGCTTTTCTCCGCAAATATCCGGGATTGGGGGCGATTGGCTGGAAAAACTTTTGTCTCTATGATTATTGGCCTTTTTTCAGTGGTAACAATGATTGTATTGGGATTCTTCATTTTCAGAGAGAGTGGTATAAACGATCTATGGAAGCTTTCAGGCCTTTTGGTAGGTGTCTATACAGGCGGAACACCAAATCTTGCTTCATTGAAACTGATGTTGGATGTGGATGCTGAAACTTATATTTTGACCCATACCTATGATTTGATAGTGGGGGTTTTTTATCTCAGTTTTTTGCTGACCATAGGTAAGAAAATTTTCATACGGTATCTTCCAGCATTTCCTGCCTCTTTAATTGAAAATAAAATTATAGAAACAGATCAAAAAGAATCATTTTGGATTCCGTTACATGCCAAATACTTCAAGCCTTTGTTAAAAGCATTCGGAGTAACCTTTGTGATTTTATTGTCGGCAGGAGGTTTGGCAATATTGGTTCCCGAAAGTTTATTGATGGTAGTGGTTATTTTAACTATTACCACTTTGGCCATTTTGGCTTCATTGATTCCGGCCATTAATCAGATCCGATTCTCTTTTGAATCAGGCATGTATCTGATTTTGATTTTCAGCTTAGTGGTCGCATCGATGGCTGATGTAAGAAACTTTGCCGGATTGACCCCGGGATTATTAGGATATATCAGTTTGGCTGTATTCGGGTCACTTGGACTCCATTTTTTACTCAGTAAACTTTTCAAAGTAGATGCCCATACTACTATGATTACTTCTGTGGCATTTATTTGTTCTCCGCCATTTGTTCCTGTGATAGCAGGTGCATTGGGAAACAAGCAGATTGTAGTTTCAGGAATTTCTGTAGGTATCATAGGCTATGCCCTGGGAAACTATCTTGGTTTCTTAGTCGCCAATCTATTAAAGATGATTTGA
- a CDS encoding Gfo/Idh/MocA family protein, with the protein MKQPKKESSGKSRREFIKNAAIASSIFIVPRHVLGGVGFTAPSDQLNLAAIGAGGKGSSDIMNASVNGRERVIALCDVDFSGSAKRSVENFPKAKLYADYREMLDKEKDIDAVTISTPDHVHGPAASMAMQKGIHVYVQKPMTHNIKEARMLTEMARKQKVVTQMGNQGGSNELLNMVQKWVDSGKLGKISKVQVWTNRPVWPQGFAFPQPEPSKKPNDLNWDLWLGPAPEIPFTPNLHPFNWRGWWNYGTGALGDVGCHLIDIPFRTLGLHYPKSAECSVGTVFTRMWTPDYHPEGCPASSFITLHFAATDKSKSPIEMTWSDGGIRPSHPDIIPADHDIGGKDSANGVLIIGEKGIISTNINDSSPLMPKLYMNDGTTEFGPETEENIEPEYGHQRKWVDACKAGFGSAEHKGLTSSFDYAGPMTETVLMGNLAIRSYMLRRENSKGQMEFYGRKKLLWDGDNMLITNLEEANQFVGREHRKGFEM; encoded by the coding sequence ATGAAACAACCTAAGAAAGAATCTTCTGGCAAGTCCCGCCGGGAATTTATCAAAAATGCAGCCATCGCCTCATCAATTTTTATCGTTCCAAGACATGTGCTCGGAGGAGTTGGTTTCACCGCCCCCTCTGACCAATTGAATCTGGCTGCAATTGGAGCAGGAGGAAAAGGTTCAAGTGACATCATGAATGCTTCCGTCAATGGTCGTGAAAGAGTCATTGCACTTTGCGATGTCGATTTTTCCGGCTCTGCAAAAAGATCCGTTGAGAACTTTCCCAAAGCCAAATTGTATGCTGATTACAGGGAAATGTTGGATAAAGAAAAGGATATTGATGCCGTGACCATTTCCACACCTGACCATGTCCATGGACCGGCAGCTTCCATGGCCATGCAAAAAGGCATACATGTCTATGTACAAAAGCCCATGACCCATAACATCAAGGAAGCAAGAATGCTGACCGAAATGGCAAGAAAGCAGAAGGTAGTCACTCAAATGGGTAATCAGGGCGGATCCAATGAACTGCTGAATATGGTCCAAAAATGGGTGGATTCCGGTAAATTGGGAAAAATATCCAAAGTTCAGGTCTGGACCAACCGACCTGTTTGGCCTCAGGGTTTTGCCTTTCCTCAACCTGAACCCAGCAAAAAGCCAAATGACCTAAATTGGGATCTTTGGCTTGGTCCGGCTCCGGAAATTCCTTTTACTCCGAATTTACACCCTTTCAATTGGAGAGGTTGGTGGAATTATGGTACAGGGGCCCTTGGAGATGTGGGCTGCCATTTGATTGACATTCCATTTAGGACCTTAGGATTGCACTATCCCAAAAGTGCTGAATGCAGCGTAGGCACTGTATTCACCCGTATGTGGACACCCGATTATCATCCTGAAGGCTGCCCTGCTTCTTCTTTCATCACCCTTCACTTCGCTGCCACGGATAAAAGCAAATCTCCCATAGAAATGACCTGGAGTGATGGCGGCATCAGACCTTCTCATCCGGATATCATTCCGGCAGACCATGATATTGGCGGTAAAGACAGTGCCAATGGTGTTCTCATTATCGGGGAAAAAGGAATTATTTCAACAAACATCAATGATAGTTCCCCACTGATGCCTAAATTATACATGAATGATGGCACTACAGAATTCGGGCCTGAAACGGAGGAGAACATTGAACCGGAATATGGACACCAAAGAAAATGGGTGGATGCCTGTAAAGCAGGTTTTGGCAGTGCAGAACACAAAGGATTGACTTCCTCCTTTGACTATGCCGGTCCTATGACGGAAACAGTTTTGATGGGAAATCTTGCAATCCGAAGCTACATGCTGAGAAGAGAAAACAGCAAAGGACAAATGGAGTTTTATGGCCGAAAAAAATTACTTTGGGATGGGGACAACATGTTGATCACCAACCTGGAGGAAGCCAATCAGTTTGTGGGGAGAGAACATAGAAAAGGGTTTGAGATGTAG
- the hutG gene encoding formimidoylglutamase → MPNNLISQSNIVNPGQFYILKESSIQYLIHNPKPLHQPTPKSIWIGRNSEDLQYWHQAVNCLEELKLPIESKGRKVAILGYAGDEGVSRNQGRRGAAIGPIAIRKMMAPMAFHLPNEPQIFDLGDIVTLDNNMEESHHLITETVSELLANKVFPVLLGGGHDLAYAHGRGIFNHLKTKGEKLGIINLDAHFDLRPLVDGKGHSGSPFFQLANDYTSDFHYLCLGLQRAANPPALFETAKKLKVKWMEMEDFTLPNWENIVLVLNDFCNSVNKIYMSIDLDGFSSAYAPGVSAPSPMGFSPELAFKVFEWIARSGKLISMDVVELNPEFDRDNGTARLAARTVEYVLRNLF, encoded by the coding sequence ATGCCAAATAACCTCATTAGTCAAAGCAATATCGTAAATCCTGGACAATTTTATATTCTCAAAGAAAGCTCCATTCAATATTTGATTCATAACCCAAAACCCTTGCACCAACCCACACCCAAATCTATCTGGATAGGCCGAAACTCTGAAGATCTTCAATATTGGCATCAGGCGGTTAATTGCTTGGAGGAATTAAAATTGCCAATAGAATCCAAGGGGAGAAAGGTTGCGATTCTTGGTTATGCCGGAGATGAGGGTGTTTCCAGAAATCAAGGAAGACGCGGTGCTGCAATCGGTCCAATTGCCATTCGAAAAATGATGGCTCCTATGGCCTTTCACCTCCCCAATGAACCCCAAATTTTTGATCTGGGTGATATTGTCACTTTGGATAATAATATGGAGGAAAGCCATCACCTCATCACCGAAACGGTTTCAGAACTTTTGGCCAATAAAGTTTTCCCGGTTTTACTAGGTGGTGGACATGACCTGGCATATGCCCATGGACGCGGTATATTCAACCATCTGAAAACCAAAGGTGAAAAACTCGGAATTATCAACTTGGATGCCCATTTTGACTTAAGGCCCTTGGTAGATGGCAAAGGACATTCAGGTTCTCCGTTCTTTCAATTGGCCAATGACTATACCTCAGATTTTCATTACTTATGCCTTGGACTTCAAAGGGCAGCAAATCCTCCCGCTTTGTTCGAGACTGCCAAAAAACTAAAGGTGAAATGGATGGAGATGGAAGATTTTACACTTCCTAACTGGGAAAATATCGTGCTGGTCTTAAATGATTTTTGCAATAGTGTCAATAAAATCTACATGAGCATTGACTTGGATGGATTTTCATCCGCCTATGCACCCGGGGTAAGTGCACCATCCCCGATGGGTTTTTCTCCTGAACTTGCCTTTAAAGTCTTCGAATGGATTGCACGTTCCGGGAAATTGATCAGCATGGATGTGGTAGAACTTAATCCTGAATTTGACAGGGACAATGGCACTGCCAGACTTGCTGCAAGAACTGTAGAGTATGTCCTAAGAAATCTTTTTTAA
- a CDS encoding Hsp20/alpha crystallin family protein, which translates to MGALTKRNGGFWPKMVQDFFGTENPFDWDEKFWYPEKSIEIPSCNVIENDKEFKLELSAPGFDKKDFKIDISDGILSISAEKEHKAEEEKDNYRKKEFSYSSIRRSFSLPENVKDENIDAKYDKGILKIVLPKKMLETSKPKKAIEVA; encoded by the coding sequence ATGGGCGCACTAACAAAAAGAAATGGAGGTTTTTGGCCAAAAATGGTTCAAGACTTCTTCGGAACAGAAAACCCATTTGATTGGGATGAGAAATTCTGGTATCCTGAAAAATCAATTGAAATCCCTTCATGCAACGTGATTGAGAATGACAAAGAATTCAAACTTGAATTGTCTGCACCGGGATTTGACAAGAAGGACTTCAAAATTGATATCAGCGATGGTATCCTAAGCATCAGCGCAGAGAAAGAACACAAAGCTGAAGAAGAAAAAGACAATTATAGAAAAAAAGAATTCTCTTACTCCAGTATCAGACGTTCTTTCAGTCTGCCTGAAAACGTAAAGGATGAAAATATTGATGCCAAATATGACAAAGGCATTTTGAAAATTGTTCTTCCAAAAAAAATGTTGGAAACAAGTAAACCCAAAAAAGCAATCGAGGTTGCTTAA
- a CDS encoding DeoR/GlpR family DNA-binding transcription regulator encodes MQKTETQDPVLKEERQKYILDQVHLHHRVLLNDLSEALNVSIDTVRRDVKELHKEKKLKKVHGGATSFGFMTFSKNDGNVYLQSKKIIIAEKAVSLLKSGQIILMSGGTTNLELVKVFPRRIELTVFTPSLHIALELMEFPNVEVIFLGGKLLHEAKFAIGGTVVNSLSQIRVDMLFLGTGYLDPKHGLTEFDWEVVQVKKAMIESAKKTVILSVSDKLHSVQRYQTCDLNAIDILITELSPSNSLLNDFREFPIELL; translated from the coding sequence TTGCAAAAAACAGAAACCCAAGACCCTGTGCTTAAAGAAGAACGTCAAAAATATATCTTGGATCAGGTTCACTTACACCACCGAGTTCTGCTCAATGACCTTTCTGAAGCTTTGAATGTATCTATAGATACCGTCAGAAGAGATGTGAAAGAATTGCACAAAGAAAAAAAGCTCAAGAAGGTGCATGGAGGAGCCACTTCATTTGGTTTTATGACATTCTCCAAAAATGACGGGAATGTTTATTTACAATCGAAAAAAATCATTATAGCTGAGAAAGCTGTTTCACTTCTGAAGTCAGGACAGATCATTCTGATGAGTGGGGGTACTACAAACCTTGAATTGGTCAAAGTTTTTCCCAGAAGAATCGAACTGACGGTCTTTACCCCCAGTCTACATATTGCATTGGAATTGATGGAGTTTCCAAATGTGGAAGTAATTTTCTTAGGGGGAAAACTTCTTCATGAAGCCAAGTTCGCAATCGGGGGGACAGTTGTAAATTCACTTTCCCAGATCCGGGTCGATATGTTGTTTTTGGGAACAGGATATCTTGATCCCAAGCATGGACTGACGGAGTTTGATTGGGAGGTGGTGCAGGTTAAAAAAGCAATGATTGAATCTGCCAAAAAAACGGTAATACTCTCCGTTTCTGACAAACTGCACTCCGTACAACGCTATCAGACCTGTGATTTAAATGCTATAGATATACTGATTACCGAGTTAAGCCCTAGTAATTCCCTTTTGAATGATTTCAGGGAATTCCCGATAGAGTTGCTTTGA
- a CDS encoding N-acetylmuramoyl-L-alanine amidase, whose translation MRTLKNTCLLFVFVPLILSCNAPTFRIFEKPIVFDEEREKLSLEYLKVRHGLDQETATIEPTMVVVHWTAVPTLEATFNVFNPVQLGGRPELTTASNLNVSAHFLVDRDGTIFRLLPDTTFGRHTIGLNYTAIGIENIGGPDDPLTKAQLKANADLIRYLHKKHKLTYMIGHHEYYDFQGSEIWKETDPNYLTQKQDPGPKFMKQLRKKLSDLNLKSKP comes from the coding sequence ATGAGAACATTAAAAAATACCTGTTTGCTCTTTGTTTTTGTTCCTTTGATTTTGTCCTGCAATGCTCCAACTTTTAGGATCTTTGAAAAACCCATAGTCTTCGATGAGGAAAGAGAAAAGCTTTCCCTGGAATACCTTAAAGTAAGACACGGATTGGATCAAGAAACGGCGACCATAGAACCGACTATGGTGGTGGTACATTGGACTGCTGTACCTACATTAGAAGCCACATTCAATGTATTCAACCCAGTTCAATTGGGCGGAAGGCCCGAATTGACCACTGCCAGCAACCTGAATGTTTCTGCCCATTTTTTAGTGGATAGAGATGGGACGATTTTCAGGCTTTTGCCGGACACCACATTTGGAAGGCATACAATTGGATTGAATTATACTGCAATCGGTATTGAAAATATAGGCGGACCCGATGATCCGCTGACCAAAGCTCAGTTGAAAGCGAATGCAGACCTCATCAGATACCTGCACAAAAAGCACAAACTGACCTATATGATTGGCCATCATGAATATTATGATTTTCAGGGATCTGAAATTTGGAAAGAAACTGATCCCAATTACCTGACCCAAAAACAAGATCCAGGGCCAAAATTCATGAAACAACTGAGGAAAAAACTCAGCGACCTGAACCTTAAAAGTAAACCCTAA
- a CDS encoding glycoside hydrolase family 10 protein has protein sequence MKSNYLIQFSRIFIYLCSFILILQSCKTATTTTGQRERSTIPAPGPKSPDSTYPSKTAKMPAQPEFYKALDLELAPSPREFRGVWIATVANIDWPNSPTDPFSKQKEDFIKLLDYYKSLNFNAVIVQIRTSGDAFYPSNFAPWSRYLTGKEGQKPSTTEDPLSWMILEAHRRGLEFHAWLNPYRATMNLDTKLLSAEHDFFKHKNWMVKYDTKYYYNPGLPEVRAHLVNIIREVVQNYNVDAIHFDDYFYPYKVDKVVFDDAQTFKKYGRQGQKLDDWRRENVSLLVKQVHQTIKSEKPWVQFGISPFGVWRNKDKDPNGSNTQAGQTNFDDLYADVLTWMKNGWIDYLIPQLYWSMDYNLASHRELINWWSKNSNNTKIYIGNGPYKIRNNADKAWDNPMEIPNQIGLSKITPNISGNAYFSAKSLYLQNRDVADLLYKNHYQQAVLTPDLFETNSNSKEPEDPVLVPHGNGFAFQFQQVLDPDYRFAVIHTSPTIQDLQKRNEKTVSQKIYLDDSNRMLLPVLTPNNPKFVALSFLDRFGNESKPMVFEIQRTLQSQ, from the coding sequence ATGAAATCTAATTACCTGATTCAATTTTCAAGAATCTTCATTTATCTATGTAGCTTTATTTTGATTTTACAATCCTGTAAAACTGCTACCACAACTACCGGACAGCGGGAAAGAAGTACTATTCCAGCTCCCGGACCAAAAAGTCCTGATAGCACTTATCCTTCAAAAACTGCCAAAATGCCTGCTCAACCTGAGTTTTACAAAGCTTTGGACCTGGAATTAGCCCCCAGTCCTAGGGAATTCAGAGGAGTATGGATTGCAACAGTGGCCAATATCGACTGGCCAAACAGTCCAACCGACCCATTCAGCAAGCAAAAGGAAGATTTCATCAAATTGCTGGATTATTATAAATCACTCAATTTCAATGCAGTAATTGTGCAGATCAGAACTTCGGGAGATGCTTTTTACCCCTCGAATTTTGCCCCTTGGTCCAGATACCTTACAGGAAAGGAAGGCCAAAAGCCCAGTACTACCGAGGACCCACTTTCTTGGATGATATTAGAAGCACATCGGAGAGGATTGGAATTCCACGCATGGCTGAACCCGTACAGGGCTACCATGAATCTTGATACCAAACTCCTCAGCGCTGAGCATGATTTTTTCAAACATAAAAACTGGATGGTAAAATATGATACCAAATATTACTATAATCCCGGACTTCCCGAGGTAAGAGCACATTTGGTCAATATCATCAGGGAAGTAGTGCAGAATTATAATGTGGATGCCATTCACTTCGATGATTATTTCTATCCCTACAAAGTGGATAAAGTTGTTTTTGATGATGCGCAGACCTTTAAAAAATATGGTAGGCAAGGTCAAAAACTCGATGATTGGAGAAGGGAAAATGTCAGTCTATTGGTCAAACAAGTCCATCAGACCATTAAATCAGAAAAACCTTGGGTACAATTTGGGATCAGCCCTTTCGGGGTTTGGAGAAATAAGGATAAAGACCCCAATGGATCAAATACACAGGCAGGACAGACCAATTTCGATGACCTCTACGCAGATGTACTGACCTGGATGAAAAACGGTTGGATTGATTACCTGATTCCCCAATTGTATTGGAGTATGGATTATAACCTGGCTTCGCACCGGGAACTGATCAATTGGTGGTCCAAAAACAGCAATAATACCAAGATTTACATAGGAAACGGTCCCTACAAGATCCGAAACAATGCAGATAAGGCTTGGGACAATCCTATGGAAATCCCCAATCAGATCGGCTTGTCGAAAATCACCCCAAATATCTCGGGAAATGCTTATTTCAGCGCCAAATCCTTGTACCTTCAAAATAGGGATGTGGCAGATCTTCTATACAAAAACCATTATCAACAAGCTGTCTTGACTCCCGATTTATTTGAAACCAATTCAAATTCAAAAGAACCAGAAGACCCGGTCCTGGTTCCCCATGGAAATGGATTTGCTTTCCAATTTCAACAGGTTTTGGATCCTGATTATAGGTTTGCTGTAATCCACACTTCTCCAACCATTCAGGATCTTCAAAAAAGAAATGAGAAAACCGTTTCCCAAAAAATATACCTTGATGACAGCAACAGAATGCTGCTGCCTGTGCTGACCCCAAACAACCCAAAATTTGTGGCCTTGAGCTTTTTGGACAGATTTGGTAATGAAAGCAAACCGATGGTATTTGAAATCCAAAGAACCCTTCAATCCCAATAA
- a CDS encoding GNAT family N-acetyltransferase, translated as MKDMLVRLLELPDISEKENQLGTENIVFRRPIPPEKSFVCDWVMEHFGQYWKNETESAFSHLPVNCFIAQKDNEILGFACFESTAKNFFGPTGTVESMRGKGIGKVLLVKSLLALKEMGYAYAIIGGIGPADFYKNTVNATLIEGSEISIYQNLIRKKP; from the coding sequence ATGAAAGATATGCTTGTCCGGTTATTGGAACTTCCGGATATCTCAGAAAAAGAAAATCAGTTGGGTACTGAAAACATTGTTTTCAGAAGGCCTATTCCGCCTGAAAAATCCTTTGTCTGCGATTGGGTAATGGAGCATTTTGGACAATATTGGAAAAACGAAACAGAATCCGCATTTTCCCACCTTCCCGTAAACTGCTTCATCGCCCAAAAGGATAATGAAATTTTAGGCTTCGCCTGTTTTGAATCCACCGCCAAAAACTTCTTTGGACCGACCGGAACAGTGGAAAGCATGCGGGGAAAAGGTATTGGGAAAGTTCTATTGGTAAAAAGTCTACTGGCCTTGAAAGAAATGGGGTATGCCTACGCCATCATTGGTGGAATCGGTCCTGCGGATTTCTATAAAAATACAGTAAATGCAACCCTCATCGAAGGCTCGGAAATCAGTATTTACCAAAACCTGATCAGAAAAAAACCATGA